One part of the Acidobacteriota bacterium genome encodes these proteins:
- a CDS encoding ABC transporter ATP-binding protein produces MTVISVKDLTRVYHMGDHEVRALRGVSLDIEPGEFVSVTGPSGSGKSTFMHIIGALDKPSSGAYILDGKDVSKLSKDELAGVRNQKIGFVFQGFNLLTRTTALDNVELPLLYNGKSGLRAAERHKRAMASLEIVGLGERFHHMPNQLSGGQQQRVAIARALINEPSILLADEPTGNLDTRTSIEVMGIFQRLNKERGITVIVITHEMDIAEYGTRLIRFRDGRVVADQAIPHRRNAADELAALPPPEPDLIPPPAEAAHK; encoded by the coding sequence ATGACAGTTATTTCCGTCAAAGATCTCACGCGCGTGTACCACATGGGTGACCATGAGGTACGCGCCCTGCGGGGGGTGTCGCTCGACATCGAGCCGGGCGAGTTCGTGTCGGTAACCGGGCCTTCGGGCTCCGGCAAGTCCACCTTCATGCACATCATCGGCGCGCTCGACAAACCCTCGAGCGGTGCCTACATCCTTGACGGCAAGGATGTGTCGAAGCTGTCCAAGGACGAGCTCGCCGGCGTGCGCAATCAGAAGATTGGCTTCGTCTTCCAGGGCTTCAACCTGCTGACGCGCACCACGGCCCTCGACAACGTCGAACTGCCACTGCTCTACAACGGCAAGAGCGGCCTCAGAGCGGCTGAACGCCACAAGCGCGCCATGGCGTCGCTTGAGATCGTCGGCTTGGGTGAGCGCTTTCACCACATGCCCAACCAGCTCTCGGGCGGGCAACAGCAGCGCGTGGCCATCGCCCGCGCGCTCATCAACGAGCCATCCATTCTGCTGGCCGACGAGCCGACCGGCAACCTCGACACGCGCACCAGCATTGAGGTGATGGGCATCTTCCAGAGACTTAACAAAGAACGCGGGATCACCGTCATCGTCATCACGCACGAAATGGACATCGCCGAATACGGCACCCGGCTCATTCGCTTCCGCGACGGGCGTGTGGTGGCCGACCAGGCGATTCCGCATCGGCGCAATGCGGCTGATGAACTGGCGGCCCTGCCGCCGCCCGAGCCGGATCTGATACCGCCGCCTGCCGAAGCGGCACATAAGTAA
- a CDS encoding ABC transporter permease translates to MSILMVFRIALKALGRNKLRTALTMLGMIIGVGAVITMVALGKGAQTTIEEQVKATGTNMITISPGNFSSGGVRMGEGSGEMTARHADAIRLLPEIQWVAEGVSTRQQLITGSQNSNTSVQGTNVDWPLIKSWPMKYGQFFTEQDVQAAAKVLVLGSNVADLLFPEQDPTGQNLRVRNHVFKVIGVFTSKGASSGGQNQDDQVFMPFTTVQKKIQGNQRLNNITVSSFSADGIAQAAESVRVAMRVLNDIGPGQEDDFRVQTLEDMVAFRTQATSTLTSLLAGIAAVSLMVGGIGIMNIMLVSVTERTREIGLRMAIGARGSDVLLQFLVEAIVISIVGGALGIAMGYGIAEFVKWYQNWPAVVPIDAVLTAVGFAGFVGVFFGFYPARKAAGLDPIEALRFE, encoded by the coding sequence ATGTCAATTCTGATGGTTTTCCGGATCGCGCTGAAGGCGCTCGGCCGCAACAAGCTGCGCACAGCGCTGACCATGCTCGGCATGATCATCGGTGTCGGTGCGGTCATCACGATGGTGGCGCTCGGCAAAGGCGCCCAGACCACCATTGAAGAGCAGGTCAAAGCCACCGGCACGAACATGATTACCATCTCGCCGGGCAACTTCAGCAGTGGCGGCGTGCGCATGGGCGAAGGCAGCGGCGAGATGACGGCCAGGCACGCAGACGCCATTCGCCTGCTGCCCGAAATTCAGTGGGTGGCTGAAGGCGTCAGTACGCGACAGCAGCTCATCACGGGTAGCCAGAACTCGAACACCTCGGTACAGGGCACCAACGTGGATTGGCCGCTCATCAAGTCGTGGCCGATGAAGTACGGTCAGTTTTTCACTGAGCAGGACGTGCAGGCCGCGGCCAAAGTGCTTGTACTGGGCTCGAACGTCGCCGACCTGCTCTTTCCAGAGCAGGACCCTACGGGTCAGAACCTTCGTGTGCGTAACCACGTGTTCAAGGTCATCGGCGTCTTCACATCCAAAGGCGCGTCGTCGGGCGGTCAGAACCAGGACGACCAGGTCTTCATGCCCTTCACCACCGTGCAGAAGAAGATCCAGGGTAACCAGCGGCTGAACAACATCACGGTGTCGTCGTTCAGCGCCGACGGCATCGCTCAGGCCGCCGAATCGGTTCGGGTGGCGATGCGAGTACTGAACGACATCGGCCCCGGCCAGGAAGATGACTTTCGCGTGCAGACCCTTGAAGACATGGTGGCGTTCCGCACGCAGGCGACGAGCACCCTCACCTCCCTGCTCGCCGGCATCGCGGCCGTGTCGCTGATGGTTGGCGGCATTGGCATCATGAACATCATGCTGGTGTCAGTCACGGAACGCACACGCGAGATTGGCCTGCGAATGGCGATCGGCGCTCGGGGCAGCGATGTGCTGCTGCAATTTCTCGTGGAGGCGATTGTCATCTCGATTGTCGGCGGCGCGCTCGGTATTGCGATGGGCTACGGCATTGCCGAGTTCGTCAAGTGGTACCAGAACTGGCCGGCGGTGGTGCCGATTGACGCCGTGTTGACCGCCGTCGGGTTTGCAGGTTTTGTCGGAGTCTTCTTCGGCTTCTACCCGGCGCGCAAAGCGGCCGGACTCGACCCGATTGAAGCGCTCCGGTTTGAGTAA
- the folK gene encoding 2-amino-4-hydroxy-6-hydroxymethyldihydropteridine diphosphokinase, with product MTRVAIALGSNLGDRRAHLQFAISRLRTILTDVRVSSIHETAPEGVDGPQPDYLNAVVAGFTTLSPIALLQTLLAIERERGRTRPSLRASRTLDLDLILYGDAVIDTPELTVPHPRYLERQFVTKPLAEIW from the coding sequence GTGACCCGGGTCGCCATCGCGCTCGGCAGCAACCTGGGCGATCGCCGCGCTCATCTCCAGTTCGCCATCAGCCGGCTGCGCACAATCCTAACGGACGTCCGCGTCTCGTCCATCCACGAAACCGCCCCTGAAGGCGTGGACGGCCCCCAGCCCGACTACCTCAACGCGGTGGTCGCCGGTTTCACCACCCTCAGCCCCATCGCCCTGCTGCAGACCCTGCTGGCCATCGAGCGCGAGCGCGGCCGCACGCGCCCGTCCCTCCGGGCCTCACGCACCCTCGACCTCGATCTCATTTTGTATGGGGACGCGGTGATAGACACCCCTGAGCTCACCGTCCCACATCCGAGGTATCTGGAGCGCCAGTTTGTTACAAAGCCACTGGCGGAGATCTGGTGA
- a CDS encoding TraR/DksA family transcriptional regulator encodes MPERVLDETLTTRLKETLLKRRGDILSASTGTRALPASVDVNSRHGDLADQANGTNEVHIQLKLKQTDAKILQATEEALERIEKGVYGVCRDCGDPIAPARLEAIPWTRVCIACKQKQSES; translated from the coding sequence ATGCCTGAACGCGTACTTGATGAAACTCTCACGACCCGGCTCAAAGAGACTCTGCTGAAGCGGCGCGGAGACATTTTGTCGGCTTCAACCGGAACCCGGGCCCTTCCCGCCTCGGTGGATGTGAACAGCCGCCACGGTGACCTGGCCGACCAGGCCAACGGCACCAACGAAGTGCACATTCAGCTGAAGCTCAAGCAGACCGACGCCAAGATCCTGCAGGCCACTGAAGAAGCGCTGGAGCGGATCGAGAAGGGCGTCTACGGGGTCTGCCGTGACTGTGGCGACCCGATCGCCCCCGCCCGCCTGGAAGCCATTCCGTGGACGCGCGTGTGTATCGCGTGCAAACAAAAACAGAGTGAGTCATGA
- a CDS encoding ABC transporter permease — protein MTFVLRMAWREFRSSWTRLLFFFLCVAIGVAAIVALRSVIQEVRETLTREARDLVGADLVVLSGRPWPEEVTPRLAAYLAEPRVLERMEVVETATMASTEGRAQLIELRAIEAGFPYYGTLELQSGRPWSASLLQGRGLVVQPELLVQMGVAVGDTITLDRQPFTIRDVVVRDRVQGRNGFAFGPRVYIDLAELRQTSILTFGSRASYQWYARVQGDEVDGLTDDLRRDFRRSLVSVRSWRTVEDRLGRNLTLAENYLSLVGFSMVVLGGIGVWSVTRVFIQQKIRSVAVLKCVGASSNTVLATYVVQVMGLAGAGSLLGVGIAAAGIAAIPASVVTLAGVESVGVTWSAALQGMSVGVLVSLLFALVPLLEIRDVKPLMLLRADSAPNARRRGWRSVSATVLIGAALVAVAVWQAGSIAAGLYVSVGLLAVAGVLAGAAWVLIRVVAPLTRSRRFALRHAVVSLGRPGNQTRVILTAVGLGCFLILGVRALQSNLQEEFNLAVGDNAPDLVLFDIQRDQVDGVRALVRPFLKIAPGAAQASDPPLLPLLRGRVVGVDGARTKLATAEDVRREGELAREYGITYRMDLADNERLVAGDWWQGPSTDTSGPLEVSIEQRLVDEHAIGIGDRLRIDIAGRVVEARVTNVRKVSWDETQNGGFIFVFRPGPVIERAPHTFVGFLQVNPGADVRGTLQRDVVRAFPNVSVIDVGTVLASVREVVDNATVAITVVGAVTVVSGILVLVGAVAMAKFQRVYDAAIYRTLGASSRRLAAMVIIEYGVLGALAGALGAAGALALSWGVATHLFEIEWRPDWWTLGGGVGATALVVAGVGLLASIDIIIRKPLGVLRQG, from the coding sequence GTGACGTTTGTGCTGCGGATGGCCTGGCGTGAGTTCCGTTCGTCGTGGACGCGCCTGCTGTTCTTCTTCCTGTGTGTGGCGATCGGCGTGGCTGCGATTGTGGCGTTGCGCAGCGTCATCCAGGAGGTGCGAGAAACGCTGACGCGCGAGGCGCGTGACCTGGTCGGCGCCGACCTGGTGGTGTTGTCTGGCCGGCCCTGGCCTGAAGAAGTGACGCCACGGCTTGCGGCGTACCTGGCCGAACCTCGGGTGCTCGAGCGCATGGAGGTGGTGGAGACCGCCACCATGGCGTCCACCGAAGGCCGGGCGCAACTGATCGAACTGCGTGCAATCGAAGCCGGGTTTCCGTACTACGGCACGCTCGAACTGCAGAGCGGAAGGCCATGGTCTGCGTCGCTCCTGCAGGGCCGCGGTCTTGTGGTGCAGCCCGAGTTGCTTGTGCAGATGGGCGTCGCGGTGGGCGACACCATTACCCTCGACAGGCAACCGTTCACCATTCGCGATGTCGTGGTTCGCGATCGAGTGCAGGGGCGCAACGGGTTTGCGTTTGGGCCTCGCGTCTACATCGATCTGGCCGAACTGCGGCAAACGTCCATCCTGACGTTTGGCAGCCGCGCCTCCTACCAGTGGTATGCGCGCGTGCAGGGCGACGAGGTGGATGGCCTGACCGACGATTTGCGCCGCGACTTCAGGCGCAGCCTGGTGTCGGTGCGATCGTGGCGCACCGTCGAAGATCGGCTGGGCCGGAATCTCACACTGGCGGAAAACTATCTGAGCCTCGTCGGCTTCTCGATGGTTGTGCTCGGCGGCATCGGTGTGTGGAGCGTGACGCGTGTCTTCATCCAGCAGAAGATTCGCAGTGTCGCGGTGCTCAAGTGTGTGGGCGCAAGTTCCAACACCGTCCTGGCCACCTACGTCGTCCAGGTGATGGGCCTTGCCGGCGCCGGCAGCCTTCTGGGCGTTGGGATTGCGGCCGCAGGCATCGCCGCGATACCGGCATCTGTTGTGACCCTTGCGGGCGTTGAGTCGGTTGGTGTGACGTGGTCCGCCGCACTCCAGGGCATGTCGGTGGGGGTGCTTGTCTCGCTGCTGTTTGCGCTGGTCCCCTTGCTCGAGATTCGGGACGTCAAGCCGCTCATGCTGCTGCGTGCGGATTCCGCGCCCAACGCGCGGCGCCGGGGTTGGCGCAGCGTATCCGCCACTGTTCTCATCGGCGCGGCCCTGGTGGCGGTGGCCGTCTGGCAAGCCGGCTCGATCGCGGCGGGCCTCTACGTGTCCGTCGGCCTCCTGGCTGTTGCCGGCGTGCTGGCCGGAGCCGCATGGGTGCTGATTCGAGTGGTCGCGCCACTGACGCGGTCCAGGCGGTTCGCCTTGCGCCACGCGGTGGTGAGTCTGGGCCGTCCAGGCAACCAGACACGGGTCATCCTGACGGCCGTCGGCCTGGGCTGCTTTCTCATCCTCGGCGTGCGCGCCCTTCAGTCAAACCTGCAGGAGGAGTTCAACCTGGCGGTGGGCGACAACGCCCCCGACCTGGTGCTCTTTGACATCCAGCGTGATCAGGTGGACGGCGTGCGCGCACTGGTCCGGCCATTTCTGAAGATCGCACCGGGGGCGGCCCAGGCCTCTGACCCGCCGCTCCTGCCACTGCTGCGGGGGAGAGTGGTCGGCGTTGACGGAGCGCGCACCAAGCTCGCCACTGCCGAAGATGTACGGCGCGAGGGCGAACTCGCGCGTGAGTACGGCATCACGTATCGCATGGACCTGGCCGACAATGAGCGGCTGGTGGCAGGCGATTGGTGGCAGGGGCCCTCGACCGACACCAGTGGTCCCCTCGAAGTCTCCATCGAGCAACGCCTGGTGGACGAACACGCCATCGGCATCGGTGACCGCCTCCGGATTGATATCGCCGGACGGGTGGTGGAGGCGCGGGTGACCAATGTCCGCAAGGTGTCGTGGGATGAGACCCAGAACGGCGGGTTCATCTTCGTGTTCAGGCCCGGGCCGGTCATCGAACGCGCGCCCCATACGTTCGTGGGGTTCCTCCAGGTCAACCCTGGCGCCGACGTGCGCGGCACGCTCCAGCGCGACGTGGTGCGTGCCTTTCCAAACGTGTCGGTCATCGACGTCGGCACCGTTCTGGCTTCCGTAAGGGAAGTGGTGGACAACGCCACCGTCGCCATCACCGTCGTCGGCGCGGTGACGGTGGTGAGCGGAATTCTCGTCCTCGTGGGCGCGGTGGCCATGGCCAAGTTCCAGCGGGTCTACGACGCGGCGATCTACCGCACGCTGGGCGCCAGCTCGCGCCGCCTCGCGGCGATGGTCATCATTGAATATGGCGTGCTTGGGGCCCTGGCCGGCGCACTTGGCGCTGCCGGCGCACTTGCGCTGTCCTGGGGTGTGGCCACCCATCTGTTTGAAATCGAATGGCGCCCCGACTGGTGGACCCTGGGTGGCGGGGTAGGGGCGACCGCCCTGGTGGTGGCCGGCGTGGGCCTGCTCGCCAGCATCGACATCATCATCCGCAAGCCGCTCGGAGTCCTGCGGCAGGGCTAG
- a CDS encoding ABC transporter ATP-binding protein, whose product MIELSEVSRTVTSGAGPLTILHPSSFRIEQGRTVAITGPSGSGKSTLLGLLAGLDTPTTGAVSIDGVNITRLGEEALARLRGEKIGIVFQFFHLLPSLTALENVLVPMELAGVSDARARAAALLADVGLTGRGHHYPSQLSGGEQQRVAIARALANDPPILLADEPTGNLDSATGRQVIDLLMHVNRDHGRTLVLVTHDPELALVADEVIALRDGRVVSRTERV is encoded by the coding sequence ATGATCGAACTGTCGGAGGTCTCGCGCACCGTGACGAGCGGTGCCGGGCCGCTCACCATTCTGCATCCCTCGTCATTCCGGATCGAGCAGGGTCGCACGGTGGCAATCACCGGGCCATCCGGCAGCGGCAAGTCCACACTCCTGGGCCTGCTCGCCGGCCTCGACACGCCCACCACCGGTGCTGTATCGATCGACGGCGTGAATATCACGCGTCTCGGCGAAGAGGCGCTCGCGCGGCTTCGCGGCGAAAAGATCGGGATCGTGTTCCAGTTCTTCCACTTGCTGCCCTCGCTCACGGCCCTTGAGAACGTCCTTGTGCCGATGGAACTGGCCGGCGTCTCCGACGCCCGAGCTCGCGCCGCCGCACTGCTCGCCGATGTCGGGCTCACCGGCCGGGGACATCACTATCCGTCGCAACTGTCTGGCGGAGAGCAGCAGCGCGTGGCGATTGCGCGTGCCCTCGCCAACGATCCGCCCATCCTGCTGGCCGACGAGCCGACGGGCAACCTCGATAGCGCCACCGGCCGGCAGGTGATTGATCTGCTGATGCACGTCAATCGCGACCACGGCCGCACGCTGGTGCTTGTGACCCACGATCCTGAACTGGCGCTGGTGGCCGATGAAGTGATCGCGCTCAGGGACGGCCGTGTGGTGTCGCGAACGGAGCGCGTGTGA
- a CDS encoding arylesterase, translated as MTRSRVSFLGSGVLLLLAVGCSVREAACGRQLKEPTVLTEAEQAAATGAEPPRLQIAVLGDSLTAGFGLLQAEAFPSLLQDKFNADGYTRIDVVNAGISGDTTASGLRRLEWVLEPTVKILVVALGANDAMRGQSPTQTRQNLSQIIEAAHKKGVRVLLAGMEAPSNMGIQFRAEFRAIYQDLAVKYQVTFLPFLLQGVAGVPELNQEDGIHPTAVGQRMMADLIYPLLQPLADDMLGRS; from the coding sequence ATGACACGATCACGCGTTTCTTTCCTGGGTTCCGGGGTTTTGCTGCTGTTGGCGGTCGGCTGCTCTGTGCGCGAGGCTGCGTGCGGCCGGCAGTTAAAAGAGCCCACCGTGTTGACCGAGGCCGAGCAGGCGGCCGCGACCGGCGCCGAACCGCCGCGCCTGCAGATTGCCGTCCTCGGCGATAGCCTGACGGCCGGGTTTGGCCTGCTCCAGGCCGAAGCGTTTCCGTCATTGCTGCAGGACAAATTTAATGCCGACGGTTACACCCGCATCGATGTGGTCAACGCCGGCATCAGCGGCGATACGACGGCGTCCGGCCTGCGCCGCCTCGAGTGGGTGCTTGAGCCAACCGTGAAGATCCTCGTCGTGGCGCTGGGCGCGAATGATGCGATGCGAGGGCAGTCTCCCACGCAGACCCGGCAGAACCTGTCGCAGATTATTGAAGCGGCGCACAAAAAAGGCGTGCGCGTGCTGTTGGCCGGGATGGAAGCGCCCTCCAATATGGGCATCCAGTTTCGCGCCGAGTTTCGAGCGATCTATCAAGACCTGGCCGTTAAGTACCAGGTCACGTTTTTGCCCTTCCTGTTGCAGGGCGTTGCGGGAGTGCCCGAACTCAATCAGGAAGATGGGATTCATCCAACGGCCGTGGGCCAGCGCATGATGGCGGACTTGATCTATCCGCTTCTGCAGCCTCTGGCCGATGACATGCTGGGCCGTTCATGA
- a CDS encoding amino acid permease, with translation MSFRRALGPFDATMIVIGGIIGSGIFINPYLVARQLDSTGLVLLAWVAGGAIALAGAFAYAELGQRLPRAGGQYVYLSEAWHPLVGFLYGWALLFMIETGAMAAVAITFAQYASRMTGGTGADPQLIAVAAIVVLSVINYVGVKPGSQVLNVFVILKVAAIGALILFAWSGPAAPGWMTAVRIDDTPSTALTFGVALIPILFAYGGWQNANYVAEEMRDPRRDLPKSLILGTFVVVAVYLLANVAYVRTLGLDGLAATETPAAEAAGRWFGSLGERLIAGAIAISTFGFLNLAILAPTRVYFAMARDGVFVPALARLHPRFQTPAWAIVVQSAWAIVLTLTGTYGDLLNTVVFADWIFFGLTVAGLLILRSRQPNTDGFRTPWYPWLPGAFVVVALVVVYSVVSTDPWRSAAGAALLLLGVPVYYLFRRQSRHAQ, from the coding sequence ATGAGTTTCCGGCGCGCCCTCGGCCCGTTCGACGCAACGATGATCGTCATCGGCGGCATCATCGGGTCTGGCATCTTCATCAACCCGTACCTCGTCGCCCGCCAGCTCGACTCCACCGGCCTCGTCCTGCTCGCCTGGGTCGCCGGCGGCGCCATCGCACTCGCGGGCGCATTTGCTTACGCGGAACTTGGACAACGCCTCCCACGCGCGGGCGGTCAGTACGTGTACCTCAGCGAAGCGTGGCACCCGCTCGTGGGTTTTCTCTACGGCTGGGCTCTGCTCTTCATGATTGAAACCGGTGCCATGGCGGCCGTCGCCATCACCTTCGCGCAGTACGCGTCGCGCATGACTGGAGGCACAGGGGCCGACCCACAACTCATCGCCGTCGCAGCCATCGTCGTCCTCTCAGTGATCAATTACGTCGGCGTCAAACCGGGCAGCCAGGTGCTGAACGTCTTTGTGATCCTGAAGGTGGCGGCGATTGGCGCGCTGATCCTGTTTGCGTGGAGTGGGCCGGCTGCACCTGGATGGATGACCGCCGTGCGCATCGACGACACACCCTCAACAGCCCTGACGTTTGGCGTCGCCTTGATTCCAATCCTGTTCGCCTACGGCGGGTGGCAGAACGCGAACTACGTGGCTGAAGAAATGCGCGACCCTCGACGTGACCTGCCCAAGAGCCTCATCCTCGGCACGTTTGTGGTGGTGGCGGTGTACCTGCTGGCGAACGTGGCATATGTGCGCACACTCGGCCTCGACGGTTTGGCGGCCACCGAAACGCCGGCGGCAGAAGCCGCAGGCCGATGGTTTGGATCACTGGGAGAGCGACTCATCGCCGGTGCGATTGCGATCTCCACGTTCGGCTTCCTCAACCTGGCGATCCTCGCTCCCACGCGCGTGTATTTTGCGATGGCGCGCGATGGAGTCTTTGTGCCCGCGCTGGCCCGCCTGCATCCCCGCTTTCAGACACCCGCATGGGCCATCGTTGTGCAGTCGGCCTGGGCCATCGTGCTCACGCTGACCGGCACCTACGGCGACCTGCTCAACACCGTGGTGTTCGCGGATTGGATCTTCTTCGGTCTCACCGTCGCGGGCCTGCTGATCCTGCGCAGCCGCCAGCCAAATACCGATGGATTCCGCACGCCGTGGTATCCGTGGCTGCCCGGAGCATTTGTCGTGGTTGCGCTCGTGGTGGTCTACAGCGTCGTCTCCACTGACCCGTGGCGCTCGGCGGCCGGCGCGGCGCTCCTCTTGTTGGGCGTGCCGGTCTATTATCTATTCAGGCGACAGTCACGACATGCTCAATGA
- a CDS encoding aminotransferase class I/II-fold pyridoxal phosphate-dependent enzyme produces the protein MLNEPLAPYMLWAKTREPAEIDLAGSNLLPCSIEDLPGAAEALELSASNDNGYAPLVEAIAAHKQVPVNRIMTGGGCSGVNFMAIAALVGAGDDVLVEQPGYDPLVGACQLMGARVRRFARPFSRGFRIDLQALEAAVTPATRLIIVSSPHNPSGVSLDAEILRGLVAIAERARAHVLVDEVYLDAVNLAAGDDALNPSASELEGPVIVTASLTKSFGLAGLRCGWAVAPPEIVTRMHRVRDLVDVIGSVPSERLSAFAFSQMPALKARTRQLLTANLTIARKFMAAHPQLSATEKPRANVTFPRLAGVPDTSTFVDSLAATAGVAVAAGRYFDAPEHIRISLAGRTDRLAEGLSRLSQALDSF, from the coding sequence ATGCTCAATGAACCTCTGGCGCCGTACATGCTCTGGGCGAAGACCCGTGAGCCGGCCGAGATCGATCTGGCCGGCAGCAACCTCCTGCCGTGCTCGATTGAAGATCTCCCTGGCGCCGCCGAAGCCCTTGAGCTGAGCGCAAGCAACGACAACGGTTATGCCCCGCTCGTCGAGGCCATCGCCGCACACAAACAGGTACCGGTCAACCGCATCATGACGGGTGGCGGATGTTCGGGCGTCAACTTCATGGCGATTGCCGCGCTCGTGGGCGCGGGTGACGACGTGCTCGTTGAGCAGCCCGGCTACGACCCGCTGGTTGGCGCGTGTCAACTCATGGGCGCCCGGGTCAGGCGTTTCGCGCGACCGTTCAGTAGAGGATTCAGAATCGACCTGCAGGCGCTTGAAGCGGCGGTCACCCCCGCCACCCGTCTCATCATCGTCAGCTCACCGCACAACCCCTCGGGCGTTTCGCTCGATGCCGAAATTCTCCGGGGCCTCGTGGCGATCGCTGAACGTGCCCGGGCTCACGTGCTGGTGGATGAGGTCTACCTCGACGCGGTCAACCTCGCTGCAGGTGATGACGCGCTGAATCCGTCGGCGTCGGAGCTTGAGGGGCCGGTGATTGTCACCGCCAGCCTGACCAAGTCCTTCGGCCTCGCCGGCCTCAGATGCGGATGGGCCGTCGCCCCGCCAGAGATCGTCACGCGCATGCACCGCGTACGCGATCTGGTTGATGTCATCGGGAGCGTCCCTTCCGAGCGGTTGTCGGCGTTTGCGTTCAGCCAGATGCCCGCGCTCAAGGCTCGCACGCGACAATTGCTGACGGCGAACCTGACGATCGCCCGCAAGTTCATGGCGGCTCACCCGCAGCTCTCGGCCACGGAAAAGCCCCGCGCCAACGTCACGTTTCCGAGACTGGCCGGCGTGCCCGATACGAGTACGTTTGTGGATAGCCTTGCAGCGACGGCAGGTGTTGCAGTGGCCGCAGGCCGGTACTTCGATGCACCCGAACACATCCGGATCAGCCTGGCTGGCCGGACCGATCGCCTGGCTGAAGGGCTTAGTCGCCTGAGCCAGGCACTTGATTCCTTCTGA
- a CDS encoding M28 family peptidase, which yields MNRRSVLSIALGTLVFCGAAAVNSEQASSPVRRDQLLADLKTLSADDMEGRLVGSPGGAKARAFVIERFKAAGLKPFGASFESPFTFTGGRGAAAAERQGINVLGLVTGTREPNRYIVISAHYDHIGVRNGVTFNGADDNASGTAALFALAEYFVKNPPAHSLIFAAFDAEESGLRGARAFVAKPPVDAASLIINLNMDMIGRDANNLLYVVGTTSQPSLKPVIERVAASATVKLTMGHDDPAKKDIEDWTNSSDHAPFCQAKIPCLYFGVEDFENHHKATDKYDTMTYDFYVRVVETMIAVTRAFDAAPPPR from the coding sequence ATGAATCGACGTTCCGTCCTCTCGATCGCGCTTGGCACTCTCGTGTTCTGCGGCGCTGCCGCAGTGAATTCTGAACAAGCTTCTTCGCCGGTTCGCCGCGACCAGTTGCTGGCCGACCTGAAGACGCTGTCGGCTGATGACATGGAGGGCCGCCTGGTGGGCTCACCCGGCGGCGCCAAGGCGCGTGCCTTTGTCATCGAGCGGTTCAAGGCGGCGGGCCTCAAGCCCTTCGGCGCCTCGTTTGAGTCTCCATTCACCTTCACGGGCGGCCGCGGCGCCGCTGCGGCCGAGCGCCAGGGCATCAACGTGCTGGGCCTCGTCACCGGCACGCGCGAACCCAACCGCTACATCGTCATCTCCGCGCACTACGACCACATCGGGGTTCGCAACGGGGTCACCTTCAATGGCGCCGACGACAACGCGTCCGGGACGGCCGCCCTCTTTGCCCTGGCGGAGTACTTCGTGAAGAACCCGCCGGCACACTCCCTGATCTTCGCGGCGTTTGATGCGGAAGAAAGTGGCCTGCGCGGCGCCCGGGCGTTTGTGGCAAAGCCGCCCGTGGACGCGGCGTCGCTCATCATCAACCTGAACATGGACATGATCGGCCGCGACGCCAACAACCTCCTCTACGTTGTGGGAACGACTTCGCAGCCATCGCTCAAGCCGGTCATTGAACGTGTGGCCGCGTCGGCCACCGTGAAGCTGACCATGGGTCATGACGACCCGGCGAAGAAGGACATCGAAGACTGGACGAATTCGTCCGACCACGCGCCGTTCTGCCAGGCGAAGATCCCCTGCCTCTACTTCGGCGTTGAGGACTTCGAGAACCACCACAAGGCCACCGACAAATACGACACGATGACCTACGACTTCTACGTTCGCGTCGTCGAGACGATGATCGCGGTGACCAGGGCGTTCGACGCCGCACCGCCGCCACGGTAG